TGCTTTTCGATCCCGGACGCATCAAGCGCGGGCTGGAACCCCATCAGCAACTGGGACTTCCCTTCTATCCCGGACGCAGCTACCGGCTGGTCATCGACTCGGGCTGGGAGGACGGGCGGGGCGTCCGCTTGCTGGAGGGCGCCGAGAAAGCTTTCCGCATCGGCGACGCCGACCGGACTTCTCCGCAGCCCAGCCATTGGAAGCTCGAGCTTCCCGCGGCCGGCACGCGGTCACAACTGCGCGTCCGCTTTACCGAACCCCTCGACCATGCCTTGGCCAGGCGTCTGATCGATGTCGAGCGGGGCGGCGAGGGGGATTGGGAACCCGTTGAAGGGACGGTCGAGACGGAAGAGGACGATCAGGTCTGGATCTTCCGTCCCTCGGGCGAATGGACCGCAGGCGACTACCGCCTCTCGGTAGGGGCCTGGCTGGAAGACCTGGCGGGCAACAACCTCAACCGTCCCTTCGATTACGATCTCGAATCGCGTCAGCAGGTCCACGAACAGCAGAGATTCTATCGTCCCTTTCGGCTCAGCCACTAGCCCCGAGGCTGATCTTTGCTATCATCCTTCGGATGTCGAACAAGCCCAAGACAGCTATTACGCCGACGCGTGAAGAGAATTACCCCGAGTGGTATCAGCAGGTCGTCAAGGCCGCCGAGATGGCCGAGAATTCGCCGGTGCGGGGATGCATGGTCATCAAGCCCTGGGGATACGCCATCTGGGAGAACATCAAGAAGGCCCTCGACGACCGTTTCAAAGCCACCGGACACGAGAACGCTTACTTCCCGCTCTTCATTCCGCTCAGCTTCATCCAGAAAGAGGCCGACCACGTGGAGGGGTTCGCCAAGGAATGCGCCGTGGTCACCCATCACCGCCTTAAAGAGGGGCCCGACGGCGGGCTCATTCCCGACGGCGAGCTTGAGGAGCCGCTGGTGGTGCGTCCCACTTCTGAGACCATCATCGGCGAGATGTTCGCCAAGTGGATCCAGTCCTACCGCGACCTGCCCCTGCTCATCAACCAGTGGGCCAACGTGGTGCGTTGGGAGCTGCGCACCAGGCTGTTTTTGCGCACCACCGAGTTCCTCTGGCAGGAGGGGCATACCGCCCACGCCACCCGCGAGGAAGCCATCGAGGAGCAGATCCGCATGTTGGGCGTCTACGCCGAGGTAGCCGAAGACGTCATGGCCATGCCCGTCCTGAGGGGGCACAAGACGCCCAGCGAACGCTTTCCCGGAGCCGTCGACTCGCTCTGCATCGAAGCCATGATGCAGGACCGCAAGGCATTGCAGTCGGGCACCTCGCATTTCCTGGGACAGAACTTCGCCAAGGCTTCAGAGATCAAGTTCCAGAGCGACGAGGGACAGGAGGAGTACGTCTGGACCACTTCCTGGGGCGTCTCCACGCGCCTGGTGGGCGGACTGGTCATGACCCACAGCGACGACGACGGACTGGTGCTGCCTCCACGCGTGGCTCCCCAGCATGTCGTCATCCTGCCCGTCATCCACAACGACGAGGTGCGCGGCGAGGTCATGGACTACTGCCGCAAGCTCAAGAAGGAACTGGAGGATCAGCGATACATGGGCGAGCCCGTGCGGGTGCACATCGACGACCGCGACCTGCGCGGCGGCGAAAAGACCTGGAGCTGGATCAAGAAGGGCGTCCCCATCCGGCTGGAGGTGGGTCCCCGCGACATCGCCAAGGACTCGGTCTTCATGGGACGGCGGGACAAGGGTGCCAAGGAGCGCTCGGGCGTCCCCCGCGGCGAATTCGTCCAGACGGTGGCCGGGGCGCTGGAAGGCATCCAGTCTGCCTTGCTGGCCCAAGCCGCCGCCTTCCGCGACGCCAACACCGTCACCATCGACTCCAAGGACGACTTCTACGACTTTTTCACGCCCAAGAGCAAGGACGCCGAGCGTCCCGAGATCCACGGCGGATTCGCCCTGGCCCACTGGAGCGGCGACCACGCCGAAGAAGAGCAAGCCGCCAAGGACCTCAGCGTCTCCATCCGCTGCATCCCCCTGGACGCCCAGGAAGAGCCGGGAAAATGCGTCCTCTCCGGCAAGCCCTCCACCCGCCGAGTCGTCTGGGCCAAAGCCTACTAGGGCAGTGCGTCAGACGTTTTGAGCCACCCTGTGGCGTTATCCCACGCTTTCAGCGTTCGCACATTGGCCGTCTGAAACCCAGGGTGGCGCCGCCGTCTCGCTGGCGCTCGCCGGGGCTGACCCTGGGCTAGCGAATCTGTCCCTTTCAGGGACAAAAAACGACGGCCCTGGCTCAGAACTTATGACCGGCAGCACTACGGCCACTTGGTGGCCAACAAGTTCACACAGGAATCAAGGTTCAGCGACCGCGCTGAAGGCCTAATGGCTCTCGGCGGTATGAGGCTGCTAGCCAGGCCTCTACTAGATCATGGATGCTTTGCTTTGAAGATCAGCCGCTAGCCGCCTTGAAAAGCGGCAGAGAAGACCTGCAAGGTTCCTGCCCTCAAGCGCCATCCCACACCGGCCGCAGGCGGAGCCCTTTCAGAAGATTTCCATTTGCTCTTCGGCGTCAGAAATTCTATAGTTTTTACTATGGAGCGGAGTCGTCGTTTACCTTGGCAAAAATGTCGCGGCCTGCCGTCGTCCCTGTTGAGGACGGCTCCCGCTGGCGACTATGCCTGGCGCGCCCCACGGCCGAGGCAGTGAACTTATGAATCATGCCTGCTCATGAGGGACAGCCACCATCAACAACTCTGGTTCCTTTCTGCACAAGAATCTGCTTAATCTTTTCCACTTCAGCTTTGCCCGGAGGTAAGGAAATGTCTCTTCCAAGTCCCATCCAGACCCGCTCCCAGACGGCGGGTCGTTTACAAACCCTGCTGGCCGTCTGCCTGATGGCGGCGGCGCTCAACCCGGTCCTGTTTGCCCAACCCGTATTCGAGGGAGTGGAAACGGCCTCGGCCGCCGTTCCCCCCACGGGAGTGGGCATCACGGTCAACGTGCCGGCCGGTTCGGCGGGCGATCTGCTCATCGCCGTGTGGGGAATCGCCATCAATCCATTGACGGGCACGCCTGCCGGCTGGACCGCCATTCCTGGACTGGCGGGATTCAATGGCGCCACCTGCACCGGCATCGACTGCCAGATCAACGTCTTCTACAGAATCTCCGACGGAACCGAGACCTCGGTGACCTTCGGCTTCACCGGTTCGCCCGGCGGACCCCGATCCCAGGTGGGCGCGGTTTTGCGTTACTCGGGCACCCATGCCACCGATCCCATCGGACCGGTGGCTGAGCAGTCGGGCTCGGGAGGATCGCCGGTGGCCCCGGCCATTGTCACCACCGAGGACGACACGCGCGTGCTGCGCCTGGCCCTCTCCAGCGGCCTCGCGCTGCTCACCAACCCGCCCGCCGATCAGCGCTTCAACATCGGTTCGGGTATGGGCGGAGACGTTGCGGTGGTCATGGCCGGCTCGGACGCCTTGCAGGCCGTGGCGGGCAACACCGGCACCGCGTCCTGGTCGGACGGAGAGAATTGGGTGGCGGCCACTGTCGCCATCCGTCCTGAAGCGGCCATCGTGGACGCCGACTTGTCGATCTCCAAGAACGATGGCGAGATCAAGGTCAACCCGGGCGACACCATTACCTACACCATCGTAGTCTCCAACGATGCCGCCGGCAACGACGTAATGGGAGCGGCGGTGGACGACATATTCCCCTCCGACCTGACCTGCACCTGGACCTGCATGGCCTCTGCCGGATCGGGCTGCACGGCCGGACCGGTCAACGGCGACATCGCCGATACCGTCGACTTGCTGGCGGGAGGCACCGCCACCTACAGCGCGGAGTGCGACATCGACGGGTCGGCCTCGGGAAGCATCTCGAATACGGCCACGGTGACGGC
This window of the Acidobacteriota bacterium genome carries:
- the proS gene encoding proline--tRNA ligase; the encoded protein is MSNKPKTAITPTREENYPEWYQQVVKAAEMAENSPVRGCMVIKPWGYAIWENIKKALDDRFKATGHENAYFPLFIPLSFIQKEADHVEGFAKECAVVTHHRLKEGPDGGLIPDGELEEPLVVRPTSETIIGEMFAKWIQSYRDLPLLINQWANVVRWELRTRLFLRTTEFLWQEGHTAHATREEAIEEQIRMLGVYAEVAEDVMAMPVLRGHKTPSERFPGAVDSLCIEAMMQDRKALQSGTSHFLGQNFAKASEIKFQSDEGQEEYVWTTSWGVSTRLVGGLVMTHSDDDGLVLPPRVAPQHVVILPVIHNDEVRGEVMDYCRKLKKELEDQRYMGEPVRVHIDDRDLRGGEKTWSWIKKGVPIRLEVGPRDIAKDSVFMGRRDKGAKERSGVPRGEFVQTVAGALEGIQSALLAQAAAFRDANTVTIDSKDDFYDFFTPKSKDAERPEIHGGFALAHWSGDHAEEEQAAKDLSVSIRCIPLDAQEEPGKCVLSGKPSTRRVVWAKAY